Proteins from one Myxococcus stipitatus genomic window:
- a CDS encoding helix-hairpin-helix domain-containing protein has product MGVSWKDNITLADALERVADLLEAQDAMPFRVSAYRKAARTIAEWPQPAAELLAEKGEAGLRELPGVGRSIAAAVAELVRTGQLGLLQRLEDESSPERLLASVPGIGPELARRIHEELGVRTLEELEQAAHDGRLEAVEGFGPRRGQQVRELLEARLARSRRARARLREGAGEGPRPDIGLLLQVDEEYLRKARAGQLRTIAPRRFNPSGEAWLPVMRRTVDGWSIRALFSNTALAHQQDATHDWVVLYFDKDGDEGQCTVVTAHGGPLDGKRVVRGREVECLAYYGVESEEMEAPPPGA; this is encoded by the coding sequence ATGGGCGTCTCGTGGAAGGACAACATCACCCTCGCCGACGCGTTGGAGCGCGTGGCGGACCTGCTGGAGGCGCAGGACGCCATGCCCTTCCGGGTGTCCGCGTATCGCAAGGCGGCGCGGACCATCGCCGAGTGGCCCCAGCCCGCGGCGGAGCTGCTCGCGGAGAAGGGCGAGGCGGGGCTGCGGGAGCTGCCTGGCGTGGGCAGGAGCATCGCGGCGGCGGTGGCGGAGCTGGTGCGCACCGGGCAGCTCGGCCTGCTGCAGCGGCTGGAGGACGAGTCCTCTCCCGAGCGGTTGCTGGCGAGCGTGCCGGGCATCGGCCCGGAGCTGGCGCGCCGCATCCACGAGGAGCTGGGCGTGCGCACGCTCGAGGAGCTGGAGCAGGCGGCGCACGACGGGCGGCTGGAGGCGGTGGAGGGCTTCGGCCCGCGACGTGGGCAGCAGGTGCGGGAGCTGCTGGAGGCGAGGCTCGCCCGGAGCCGGCGGGCTCGGGCGCGGCTGCGCGAGGGCGCGGGCGAGGGGCCTCGGCCGGACATCGGGCTCTTGCTCCAGGTGGACGAGGAGTACCTGCGCAAGGCCCGGGCGGGGCAGCTGCGGACCATCGCGCCCCGGCGCTTCAATCCCTCCGGTGAGGCGTGGCTGCCGGTGATGCGGCGCACGGTGGACGGCTGGAGCATCCGGGCGCTGTTCTCCAACACGGCGCTGGCGCACCAGCAGGACGCGACGCATGACTGGGTGGTGCTCTACTTCGACAAGGACGGCGACGAGGGCCAGTGCACCGTCGTCACCGCGCACGGTGGCCCGCTGGACGGCAAGCGCGTGGTGCGCGGCCGCGAGGTGGAGTGCCTCGCGTACTACGGCGTCGAGTCCGAGGAGATGGAGGCGCCCCCGCCCGGAGCGTGA
- a CDS encoding esterase/lipase family protein, with protein MRRVHAFLVVVGVLCLVPQARAGAAKTTYPVVFAHGMGGFDDLLGFDYWGDDYGQFVGDPCDELLEVTCNPDLDVGQRAFVAQVQAFQSSEVRGLDLANDIEGFMTTAGASKVNILGHSQGGIDARKAARVLRERRGATAVAVLVSVSSPHRGSPVARYVLDQGPGVTSVVAALARYYGDSIYRAGNDPYAALKQLVYDDYAAGDGVTTGAKAFNTAYPVSSTYAGRYVSLITAQTGANVNPALYLLKEFFFDIDGDGACADDCDNDGAGGAGDGVKDDLDDDGLVGINSQQMGTRLRYTDVAIGFDTVTNDTSVPAVTNINAPGSAASTSASSIINQDHVDVVGVGPDTFDEPEFYAAIFQYIATND; from the coding sequence ATGAGAAGGGTTCACGCATTCCTGGTGGTGGTGGGTGTGCTGTGCCTGGTTCCCCAGGCGCGCGCGGGCGCGGCGAAGACGACGTATCCCGTGGTGTTCGCGCATGGCATGGGGGGCTTCGACGACCTGCTGGGCTTCGACTATTGGGGAGACGACTACGGGCAGTTCGTGGGCGACCCGTGTGACGAGCTGCTCGAGGTGACGTGCAATCCCGACCTGGACGTGGGGCAGCGCGCGTTCGTGGCGCAGGTCCAGGCGTTCCAGTCCTCGGAGGTGCGTGGGCTGGACCTGGCCAACGACATCGAGGGCTTCATGACGACGGCGGGGGCGTCGAAGGTGAACATCCTCGGCCACTCGCAGGGGGGCATCGACGCGCGCAAGGCGGCGCGGGTGCTGCGCGAGCGGCGGGGCGCGACGGCGGTGGCGGTGCTGGTGAGCGTGTCGTCGCCGCATCGGGGCTCTCCAGTGGCCAGGTACGTGCTGGACCAGGGCCCGGGCGTCACCAGCGTCGTCGCGGCGCTGGCGAGGTACTACGGCGACAGCATCTACCGGGCCGGCAACGACCCCTACGCGGCGCTCAAGCAGCTCGTCTACGACGACTACGCGGCCGGCGACGGGGTGACGACGGGGGCCAAGGCGTTCAACACGGCGTACCCGGTGAGCAGCACCTACGCGGGACGCTATGTGTCGCTCATCACCGCGCAGACCGGCGCGAACGTGAACCCGGCGCTGTACCTGCTCAAGGAGTTCTTCTTCGACATCGACGGCGACGGTGCCTGCGCGGACGACTGCGACAACGACGGCGCGGGCGGGGCGGGGGACGGCGTGAAGGACGACCTGGATGACGACGGGCTGGTGGGCATCAACTCCCAGCAGATGGGCACGCGGCTGCGCTACACGGACGTCGCCATCGGGTTCGACACGGTGACGAACGACACGTCCGTGCCCGCGGTCACCAACATCAACGCGCCCGGCTCCGCCGCGAGCACCTCCGCGTCCAGCATCATCAACCAGGACCACGTGGACGTGGTGGGCGTGGGGCCGGACACGTTCGACGAGCCGGAGTTCTACGCGGCCATCTTCCAGTACATCGCGACGAACGACTGA